In one Arachis duranensis cultivar V14167 chromosome 9, aradu.V14167.gnm2.J7QH, whole genome shotgun sequence genomic region, the following are encoded:
- the LOC107463728 gene encoding uncharacterized protein LOC107463728 — protein sequence MSRPGDWNCRSCQHLNFQRRDSCQRCGDSKYGDRVVDFGGFGGGGGGGRGSSFGMMTGSDVRPGDWYCAAGNCGAHNFASRSSCFKCGAFKDDLAGAFNSEFSRSRYGGGGGGGGRPGWKSGDWICSRSGCNEHNFASRLECFKCSAPRDY from the exons ATGAGCAGACCAGGGGACTGGAACTGCAGGTCATGCCAGCATTTGAACTTCCAAAGGCGGGATTCGTGCCAGCGATGCGGCGACTCGAAATACGGCGACAGAGTCGTCGATTTCGGGGGttttggaggaggaggaggaggaggtagAGGATCTTCATTTGGAATGATGACCGGTTCCGATGTTCGCCCCGGCGACTGGTACTGCGCCGCAGGTAACTGCGGTGCACACAACTTTGCTAGCCGCTCTAGCTGCTTTAAGTGCGGTGCATTCAAGGATGACTTGGCTGGCGCCTTCAACAGCGAATTCTCGCGCTCGAGATATGGTGGCGGCGGTGGCGGCGGCGGTAGACCTGGATGGAAATCCGGTGATTGGATATGTAGCag ATCAGGATGCAATGAACACAACTTTGCTAGCAGACTTGAATGTTTCAAATGCAGTGCTCCAAGGGACTACTAG
- the LOC110275093 gene encoding uncharacterized protein LOC110275093 has product MRRDQRSPKQDPILSSQYVVCEGRYNCRFEALDRTLRNLMSVTDQHKTHQTFGGKIVVLRGDFRQILPVIPKGSRHDILASAINSSQFWSFCKILDVGNRNIISVVGDESEVKISDDLLITTTDDPLSHLVDFAYPNLLQNMSDYRYFQNRAILAPTLKSVEKVNDFVLTIFSGMEKEYLSSDTTCQADENEDVKQEWFTSEFLNDIKCSGLLNHKLTLKPGVAVMLLRNIDQTSGLCNGTRLIVNKLGSNVIGATVVTGRNIGDKVYIPRMNLIPSNLGLSFKFQRRQFSLTVCFAMTINMSQDQSLSHVRLYLPKSMFIYGQLYVALSRVKSRSGLRI; this is encoded by the exons ATGAGGAGAGATCAGAGAAGTCCAAAACAGGATCCAATTTTGAGTTCTCAATATGTTGTATGCGAGGGAAGGTACAACTGCCGTTTTGAAGCACTTGATCGGACGCTCAGGAATCTTATGTCAGTTACCGATCAACATAAGACACATCAAACATTTGGTGGTAAGATTGTTGTTCTAAGAGGTGATTTCAGACAGATACTTCCGGTGATTCCGAAAGGAAGTAGACACGATATATTAGCATCCGCTATTAACTCATCCCAGTTTTGGTCATTTTGTAAG ATACTTGATGTTGGAAATAGAAATATTATCTCTGTTGTTGGTGATGAATCAGAAGTTAAAATTTCAGATGATCTATTGATTACAACTACTGATGATCCTCTCTCTCATTTGGTAGACTTTGCATATCCAAATTTGTTGCAAAACATGTCAGATTACAGGTATTTTCAGAATAGAGCAATTCTTGCACCCACACTTAAGAGTGTCGAGAAGGTAAACGATTTTGTCTTGACAATCTTTTCAGGGATGGAAAAGGAGTATTTGAGCTCTgacacaacatgtcaagctgatGAGAATGAAGATGTAAAACAAGAGTGGTTCACATCAGAGTTTCTAAATGACATCAAATGTTCGGGACTACTCAATCACAAGTTGACTTTGAAGCCAGGAGTCGCTGTAATGCTACTGCGAAACATAGACCAGACTTCAGGTTTATGCAACGGGACAAGATTAATAGTTAACAAACTTGGCAGCAACGTAATTGGAGCGACGGTAGTGACCGGTAGAAATATTGGAGATAAAGTGTACATTccaagaatgaacttgatcccttCAAATTTAGGATTGTCGTTTAAGTTTCAACGGAGACAATTTTCATTAACAGTATGCTTTGCAATGACCATTAACATGAGTCAGGATCAATCATTATCACATGTACGGCTTTATTTGCCAAAATCAATGTTCATCTATGGACAACTTTATGTTGCTTTGTCAAGAGTTAAGAGTCGCAGTGGTCTCAGG atataa
- the LOC107463797 gene encoding 3-isopropylmalate dehydratase small subunit 1, producing the protein MAFATTTPQNLTTFTTSSHKPKLPFSPSHFLTFPTHANQTLTSRAISTAISTSTRIHSLFTPRATSSPSSSTTAAETTFHGLCYVVGDNIDTDQIIPAEYLTLVPSKPDEYEKLGTYALIGLPSSYATRFIEPGESKTKYTVVIAGANFGCGSSREHAPVALGASGAAAVVAESYARIFFRNSVATGEVYPLESEGRLCEECRTGDVVTIEMKESKLINHTTGKEYALKSIGDAGPVIEAGGIFAYARKTGMIPSH; encoded by the coding sequence ATGGCATTCGCAACAACCACTCCTCAAAACCTCACCACCTTCACCACCTCCTCACACAAACCCAAACTTCcattctctccctctcactTCCTCACATTCCCCACTCACGCAAACCAAACCCTAACTTCACGCGCCATCTCCACCGCCATTTCCACCTCCACGCGCATCCACTCTCTCTTCACACCACGCGCCACCTCATCCCCTTCTTCCTCCACCACCGCCGCAGAAACAACCTTCCACGGCCTCTGCTACGTCGTCGGCGATAACATCGACACCGACCAAATCATCCCCGCTGAGTACCTCACTCTCGTCCCGTCAAAACCCGACGAGTACGAGAAGCTGGGAACCTACGCGCTCATCGGCCTCCCGTCCTCCTACGCCACGCGTTTCATCGAGCCCGGCGAGTCGAAAACCAAGTACACAGTCGTCATCGCCGGCGCCAACTTCGGCTGCGGATCATCACGTGAACACGCGCCAGTTGCGCTTGGCGCGTCGGGTGCAGCGGCCGTGGTTGCGGAGTCATACGCGAGGATATTCTTCCGGAACTCGGTGGCGACCGGAGAAGTTTACCCGCTGGAATCGGAGGGGAGGTTGTGCGAGGAGTGTAGGACTGGTGATGTTGTTACGATTGAGATGAAGGAGAGTAAGCTGATCAATCATACCACTGGAAAGGAGTATGCGCTGAAGTCAATCGGAGATGCCGGCCCTGTTATCGAGGCCGGCGGGATCTTCGCTTATGCGAGGAAGACCGGCATGATTCCGTCTCATTGA
- the LOC107463747 gene encoding uncharacterized protein LOC107463747 encodes MASSKRWVNLICSIAFSIYFVIIIFQVPIFSVPCRIGICKTPLEVTSSQLIASEVFPVFIVKALLYPGAIAKAIIHWKPFPSFGNLLDRHKLNARPVSAASDLQRLEVIAGSYLSVGGAINGLIKPGRMSLLGMLLLMWGLIREVIMGHAKSVHIYPAMYIAVASAFFSIKKDVRKIVHSFAREEVVKVKRH; translated from the exons ATGGCTTCTTCCAAGAGATGGGTTAACCTAATTTGTTCCATTGCTTTCTCAATATATTTCGTTATCATCATCTTTCAAGTCCCCATTTTCAG TGTTCCATGCAGAATTGGAATATGTAAGACACCATTAGAAGTGACATCTTCTCAGTTGATTGCAAGTGAGGTCTTCCCAGTTTTCATAGTGAAGGCTCTTCTCTACCCAGGAGCTATTGCAAAGGCTATCATCCACTGGAAACCGTTTCCGAGCTTTGGAAATTTGCTCGACCGGCACAAATTAAATGCAAGGCCAGTCTCAGCTGCATCAGATCTTCAACGCCTAGAG GTTATAGCAGGAAGTTACTTGTCAGTGGGAGGAGCAATTAATGGGCTGATAAAACCAGGTAGAATGAGTCTCCTTGGAATGCTTCTTCTCATGTGGGGTCTAATTAGAGAAGTCATTATGGGGCATGCTAAAAGTGTTCATATATATCCAGCAATGTACATTGCAGTAGCATCTGCAttcttttctattaaaaaagatGTAAGGAAGATTGTTCATAGTTTTGCTAGAGAGGAAGTTGTGAAGGTAAAGAGGCACTGA